The Intestinibaculum porci DNA window CAAAACTTGTTTATTTATCAACGGATGATAAAAATAAACATTTTTCAGTGACTTTTAAGACCTTACCAGAAAATGATACGGGGGTCTTTCATATCCTCGAACACTCTGTGTTATGTGGATCAGACAAATATCCGGTCAAAGAACCATTTGTGGAGTTATTGAAGAGTTCAATGAATACGTTCTTAAATGCGATGACCTTTCCGGATAAGACGATGTATCCTGTCTCTTCAAAAAATGAACAGGACTTTCTAAATTTAACGGATGTTTATTTAGATGCGGTTTTCAAACCAGCAATTTATCATAATAAGAAGATTTTTGAACAGGAAGGCTGGCATTATGAATTAAGAGATCAAGGTGATGAGGTTGTCTATAAAGGTGTTGTCTTTAATGAAATGAAGGGGGCTACTTCTTCAATTGATACGATGATTGATAATGAATTAATGCGGGCCCTTTATCCTGATAATGCCTATCAGTATATCTCTGGAGGAGATCCTAAAGCTATTCCCACATTAACGTATGAAGAGTTTTTACATAATCATCAGAAGTATTATCATCCTTCTAACAGCTATTTTTATATTGAAGGCGATCTCCATATCGAAGCGGTATTAAAGAAGATTGCTCATTATCTTGATGCTTATGAAGAAGGCGAAAGCTTTGACTTACCAGATCAGGCGGTTGTGCCAAATACGACGGTGCGTTCTTACTATCCTGTCGCTAAAGGGGAAGAAACGAAGGAAAAGACTCAGATTACTTTTGGAAAAGTGGTGGCATCTTTTGATGAAATCCAAAAGATTTTAGCGATTAATATCTTATCCGATTACTTAACCGGCTCTAATGATGCACCCCTCAAGAAAGCAATCTTAGATGCGCATTTAGCGCAGGATTTCTATACCGCTATTACCGATGGCATCAAGCAGCCATTCTTTGTCGTCAGCGCAGTTAATACAGAAGAAAAACGCTTAATCGAGATTAAGAAAATCATTCGTCAGGTGATTGATGAGATCTTAGAAAAAGGGATTAATAAAACACAGTTAGAAGCTTCTTTAAACCAGTTAGAATTCACCACGCGTGATGTCAGTGAGCCAAAAGGTTTAATGCATAACTTATTGGTTTTATCCTCACAGTTATATGGCGGGGATCCAGCTTTATACTTATCTTATGAAGCGCCTTTAAAAGCGTTAAGAGAGGCCTTGTCAACGCATTATTATGAAGACTTATTACAGTCATTATTTGAAGATCATGGCGTGGCAACAGTCGTCATGGTGCCAGATGATCGTTTAAGTGAACGCATGGCGGAAGAAGAAAAAGAAAGACTTGCCGTTATTAAAAGCAGCTGGGATCAGGAGACTTTAAAACAGGTGATCGCCGAAAATGAAGCGTTAGATGCTTGGCATGAAACCCCTGATACGCCCGAAGCGTTAGCGACGATTCCTAAGTTATCACTAAGTGATTTAAAGGATCAGCCGGAAGAGTTAAAAACAAATGTGCAGACGATTGACGGTGTTACTGTGTTAACCCATCCTTCACCAATTGATGGAATTGTCTACTTCAATGCCTACTTTAAGTTAGATGTTGCAAGTCATGAAGACTTAAGTGCTTATTCTTATTTACCAAACTTATTAGGCTCGTTACCAACCAAACGTTCGTTAATGGAATTATTATATGATATGAAAGCCAATACCGGTCGGTTAACTTTCGATATCGGGTCAACGAGTATCCCTGGCGATCTTGATCATGTGGAAGTGTATTTAATGGCGAAAGCGAGTGTCCTTAAAAGCAAAGTAGGGGATGCTGTTCGTTTAATCAAAGAAGTCTTAACGGAAACGGATTTAACGAATAAAGACTATATTCAGCCATTATTACTGCAGATCTATGATGACTTCAGAAATGATATCATTGGCAATGGTCATCGTTATGCGATGCGTAAAGCGATGTCTTCTTACTCTAAAGAAGCCTTCTTTAATGAAGTGGTAGATGGCTTAGATGCTTATGATTACTTAGCCGATCTTGTCAAAAACTTTGATGAAAAGAGTGATGGCTTTATTGCCAAACTCGTTGATTTACAAAAACATCAGTTAACAAGAAATCGCCTGATTCTTTCGATGACCACATCGCAAGTGGATGAAGCGCTGATCAATACTTTAATCAAGCCATTCATTGCGGATTATCCTGATTCCATGAATTACAGCGGAGCTACTTATGAAACAGAAAAACCAGTCAACTTAGGCGTGGTTATTCCTAATGGCGTCTCTTATGCAGCCTTAGCTAATAACCTCTATCGCTTAGGCCATAACTATCATGGTATCTGGATTGTTATTTCCACGCTGCTTTCTTATAACTATTTATGGAATGAAGTCAGAGTCAAAGGCGGCGCTTATGGCACCGGCTTTAGCAGTGGCGCGTTAGGTACGTTAGCCTATTATTCTTATCGTGATCCTGATGTTGCAAGTGCTATTCAAACCTATGAACATAGTGGTGATTTTATTCGTGCCTTTATGGAAAGTGATGAAGATCTCGATCAGTATATTATTTCTTCAGTAGCGAAGTTAGAACCATTACGTACACCACGTACTTATGGCGATGTCGCTGATGGCAATTACTTACGTCATATTACGTATGACTATGAATGTGCGCGTCGCGATGAAATGATGAAGATGAAGAAAGAAGATTTAGCTTCTTTTGCGGAGATTTTAGATCAGTTAGGTAAGGATCATACTTTATGTATTATCGGTCATAAAGAAGAATTAGATCGCTGCGCTGAGCAGTTAGATGATATTCGTACACTTTAAAAAATGCGCATTGTGAATCGTTCACAATGCGTTTTGTTTTTGAAATATAAAAAAGCATGAGCCTATTTCATCATGGACCAATGTTTTTACTTGTTGGAAATTGTAAAGCAATAGTGAATGATTTTAGAAATCTGCTTGCTTGGTGATTTTCTGTATGTTTTTTCTTGGGTACGGTGGTTTTGTTTTGGGAGGTTTATTGTTATAATAGGAAGGCGTAGGAGGTGAAGCCAATGTTTGGACATTTAGTTGTCAAAAGTGCCTATTCTTTTCAAAATAGTACTATTCTCATTCCAGATCTCGTTAAAGCGGCGAAAGCGCGTCATCTTGATGTCTTAGCCTTAACGGATGAGAATAATATGTATGGCACTTTTGAGTTTTATGAAGCCTGCAAGAAAGCTGGCATTAAGCCGATCTTTGGCGTCGAAGCCTCGATTAATATCAATCATGAGATCTATCCTTTTACCTTACTTGCGAAGGATGATCATGGCTACTTTGATTTAGTAAGGATTGTCTCAGATATTAACTTATCAAAAAGTCGTAGCTTGCCAATTCGTGATTTAGCCCGTTATAATGAGCATCTTATTATTATGATTGCCAGTGATGAAGGGATTGTGCAACGCTTAATTCTAAAGGAGATGGAAAAGGAAGCGGAAAAGTATTTACGCTTCTTTAAAGATATCTTTAAAAACTTCTATGTCTGTTTATGCGATCATGAATTAGCCTTAGGCGATATGATGAACAAACGTCTAGAAACGTTAGCCAATTTAGTCCATATTCCGATTGTCTGCGCCAATGATGTCTCTTATCTCAATCCTCAGGATGCGCTCGCCTTAGATTTATTAAGGGCTTCGGCTAAAGGGGAAACGCTCAGTCCTAACCATCAGCCGAAAACAACGGCCTGTTACTTAAAAAGTGAAGAAGAGATGATGCGCAGCTTTTCTCCTGAGATTATTGAAAATACCAAAGAATTGCTCAATCTCTGCAAAGCGTCGATTCCGGAAAATAATAAGAATTTACCAAACTATCCCGTCGCAGAGCATGTTCAAAAAGATCTTTACTTACGAAAGCTCTGCCAAGTTGGCTTATCGAAACGTTTCCTGCATAAACAGGTGCCTCAGAAATATATCGATCGTCTGAACTATGAATTACAAATTATTCATATGATGGGTTTCGATGATTATTTTCTGATCGTCTGGGATTATGTCCGCTATGCGAAAGTGCATGGCATCTTAGTCGGGCCGGGACGAGGCAGTGCTGCTGGATCATTAGTGGCGTATGTTTTGGGCATTACCAATATCGATCCATTAAAGTATGATCTGCTTTTTGAACGATTCCTCAATCCGGAACGTGTTTCGATGCCTGATATTGATATCGACTTTGAAGATGATCGCCGTGATGAAGTGGTTAATTATGTGATTGAAAAATATGGTCAGGATCATGTCTGCCAGATTGTCACCTTCAATACCTATGGGCCTCGTGTCGCTTTAAAGGATATGGGAAAGGTCATGGATCTGCCCTTACCGCGCTTAGAGATGATTGCGAAGATGATTCCTACTGGTCCGAAAAACAAAAAGACCATTACCGAGATGTATAATACCAGTGCTTCTTTCCAAAAGGCGATCAATGAAAATCAGACCTTACGGAAGATCATCGGCGCGATTTCGATTATTGAACACTTACCGCGTAATATTTCGATGCATGCGGCAGGGGTTGTCTTATCAACAAGGCCGCTAAGAGAATCAGTGCCTTTAGTCATTGGTCCCTCTTCGATGATTATGTCCCAGTACTCTAAGGACTACATTGAAAAAGCCGGCTTACTGAAAATGGACTTTTTGGGACTTCGTAACTTAACGATGATGGCTTATATCAAGAAAGATATTGAAACCCATCAGCATCGCACCATCGATTTGAATCATCTTCCTTTAGATGATGTCAAAACCTATCAGATGTTATCAAGGGCAGATACCTTTGGGGTATTCCAGTTAGAATCGGCCGGGATGCGTCATTTATTAAGAAGGATGAAGCCGCATGCTTTTAATGATATTGTCGATGCCATTGCCCTTTATCGACCAGGGCCAATGGAAAATATCCCATTATATTTAGAAAGACGGCAAAGTCATCATGTCACGTATTTAGTGCCTGCTTTAGAGCCGATTCTCTCTTCTACCTATGGGATTATTATTTATCAGGAACAGATTATGCAGATCGCGCAGGTGATTGCCGGCTTTAGCTTAGGCAAAGCCGATGTCTTACGAAAAGCTGTGTCGAAAAAGAATGCGAAAACGATGGCTGAAATGAAGGAAGCCTTCATTCAAGGCTCGTTAAAGCAAGGGTATTCTTTAAAGATTGCTACGCAAATCTATGATTTGATTGAGAAGTTTGCCAATTATGGTTTTAACAAGTCACACTCCGTTGCTTACGCCTTTGTGGCGTATCAGTTAGCGTATTTAAAAGTCCATGCACCGCTTTATTTCTTCGCTTCGATTCTCTCGAACGAAGGCGCTTCTGCCAATACGAAGATTCACTGTATTGAAGAAGCCAAGCGTTATCATGTCAAGATCTTACCGCCATCGATCAATCGCTCGCTTAACCGTTTTACCGTTGAAGAAGGCGGCATTCGCTTCGCTCTCACAAGCATTAAAAATGTTGGCTATAGCGGCTATAAAGATATCGCCAAAGAGCGTGAAGAACATGGTCCATTTAACGATTTTGTGGACTTTTTAGGACGGATGAGCGGTCGTCTTAATAGCAAGATGATTGATTCCCTGATTTCGGCCGGGGCTTTTGATGACTTTGGCATGAGTCGGGCGATGCTGAAGGGGAACTTAGCGACGTTAGTGGAATTCTCCCGTTTAAAGATGGCATTAGTGGAAGTGGAGACACCGGTTTTAAAGGATTATGAAGAAAACCGCTATCAGCGTTTAGAAGAAGAAAAAGATGTTTTAGGCATTTATTTATCCACCCATCCGATGGCTTATAAAAAGCAGAAGATCGCGATTCCTTTGACGAATTTAAGTGATTTGGAAGAGCATGTCAATGAAGTGGTGGATGTTATGATGATGATCGATCACGTCCGTGTGATTGTCGATAAAAGAGCGCGTGAGATGGCCTTTGTGGAAGGCAGTGATGATACTTCATCACAGGATTTTGTCATCTTTGCGTCGCAATATAGTACATATAAAAACAGTTTAGAAAGAGGAAAGGTGATCGTTGCCAATGTCCGCATTAGCATGCGTGATCGTCTTTCGCTGATTATTAATAAAGTAAAGGAAATAAATGAATGGAAGAATTAATATTAATTGATGGGAATTCCCTCTTATTCAAAGCTTTTTATGCCACGAGTTATAATGGGAATTTCATGGAGAATAAAGATGGTATTCCAACCAATGCCGTCTTCGGCTTTGCCCGGATGATGAAAAAGATCTTAGAGCGCAATGCCAAATATGTGTTAGTTGCTTTTGATGCCGGCAAACATACATTCCGTAATGATATGTTAGAGAGTTATAAAGCCACGCGTAAAGAAACACCAGCGGAATTAGTGCCGCAGTTTGCGATGGTGAGAGAATACTTAACGGCGCATAATATTGCATACTTCGAAAAGGAAGGCTACGAAGGTGATGATATTATTGGGACTTTAGTTAAGTTTGGGGAATCCCATAACTTAACCGTTTCTGTCTTTACTGGTGATAAAGATGCTTTCCAGTTATGTTCCGATCACACAACCATTTATCGTACGGTGAAAGGGGTCAGTGAATTAGATATTTATAATCCTGCCACTTTAAAAGAAAAGTGGGATTTAGCGCCTGATCAGATCCGTGATATGTTAGGGCTGATGGGGGACACTGCTGATAATATTCCAGGAATTAAAGGGGTTGGCGAAAAGACCGCTTTAAAACTGTTACATCAGTATGGCACCATTGAAGGCATTGATGAACATAAAGAAGAAATCAAAGGCAAGTTAGGGGAAAAGGTCAGAGCCGGCATTGAAGATGCGAAAATGAGTAAAGAAGTAGCCACGATCTTAACGGATATTCCTTTAGATGTGGACTTAGAAACCGCTCATTATGATGGTTATGACTTTGACACCCTCAAAGATTTCTTTAAAAAGTATGATATGAATTCACTCATTCGTGATATTTCGAAAGAAGCCATCACGCCCAGACGCGCCTTAACTTTTGACTTAGTGAATCGTGCTCCTGAGAATCTTGGGGATAGTGCTCTTTACACAGCGATCTATGATGAAAATTATCATAAATCCATTATCTTAGGCTTTGGGGTTTATAATGATACCCACGCCTTCTTTATCTCTTTTGAAGATGCTCTTAAAGATCAAAACTTCTTAAATTATTTAAAAGATGCATCGATTAAGAAATATGGCTTTGCGATTAAAAGTATGATTAACGGCTTACGCTGGAATGGTATTGAAGTCAATGGCTTATCTTTTGACTTATCCTTAGCGACATATGTCTTGTCGCCATCCATTAAAGAAGTGATGAAAAATGTGGCGGATTTCTATGGCTATGATGATGTGCGCTATGAAGAAGAGGTTTATGGCAAAGGCGCGAAAAAACATATTCCAGAAACCGAAATCTTAGCCCGTGACTGCGTGGAAAAAGCCCGCTGCATTTATGAATTGATGCCTCAGGCGATTGGTAAGCTTAAAGAAGCAGAGCAGTATGAATTATATGAAAACCTCGAATTACCAGTTACTTATATCTTAGCGGATATGGAATTTGCCGGTGCGAAAGTTGATGAAAATATTCTGAAATCGATGGATCAGGCCTTTGATCAGGAAATTGGTGAAATCGAAAGTCAGATCTATGACTTAGCAGGAGAAAACTTCAATATTTCTTCGCCTAAACAGTTAGGGACGATTCTCTTTGAAAAGTTAGGTCTGAAAAATGGCAAGAAGACCAAAACCGGGTATTCCACTTCCCAGGATATCTTAGAAAAGAATATTGAGGCTCATCCGATTGTCCCATTAGTATTACGTTATCGCATGTTAACGAAGTTATCGAGCACCTACTTAAAAGGATTACAGGATCAGATCTTTCCAGATGGCAAGATCCATACCATTTATAAACAGACCTTAACCCAGACGGGCCGTTTATCCTCAGTGGATCCAAACTTACAAAATATTCCCGTACGCACGCACGAAGGAAAAATGATTCGTAAGGCCTTTGTCTCTGATCATGGTTATCTTTTATCGTTTGACTATTCCCAGATTGAGCTGCGTATCTTAGCGCATTTAGCGCATGTCCCTAAGCTTATTGAAGCGTTCAAAGCGGATAAGGATATTCATGCCCATACCGCTGCTTTAGTCTTTGGCGTCAATGATGAAGATGTCACGCCAGAGATGCGTCGTCAGGCCAAAGCCGTCAACTTCGGGATTATTTATGGCATGACGGAATTCCGTCTCGCCAAAGATATTGGCATGTCTTTAGACGAAGCGCGCGACTTTATTGCCCGTTATTATGCGACTTATCCAGAAATTCGGACATATATGGAGGGCATTGTTAAAGAATGTGAAGCGCAGGGCTATGTCTCTACCGTACTCAATCGTAAACGTTTTATTCCAACCATTCATGATAAAAACCGTATGGTTAGAGAACAGGCGAAACGTTTTGCAATGAATGCACCAATCCAGGGCAGCGGGGCTGATATTATGAAATTAGCCATGATTAAAGTGCAGGAAGCGATCAATGCCCATCACTTCAAATCAGAGATTATCTTACAGGTGCATGATGAATTGATCTTTGATGTTTATAAAGATGAAATTGATACCTTTATGCCAGTTGTCAAAGAAGCGATGGAAACATGCTTCGCCTTAGACGTCCCACTTAAAGTGGAAGGCAACTACGCTGATAACTGGTGTGATCTGAAGTAGGTGAGTGTATGCCTGAAGGACCAGAAGTCGAAACGGTGCGACGCACCCTCAAACATTTTGTCTTACATCGGACAATTACCAAAGTAACCGTGCGTTATCCGAAGATTATTGATGGGGACGCTGAAGCTTTTGTGCAGGCGGTTACTAATCAGACAATCGAAGATATTAAACGTAAAGGCAAATATCTGATCTTCATCTTAGATGATGTGGCCTTTATTTCCCATTTGCGAATGGAAGGCAAATACAATATCAAACCAGCGGATACGCTGTATCAAAAACATGATCATATCATCTTTTACTTAGATGATGGCACGACTCTGCGCTATAACGATACGCGTAAGTTTGGCCGGATGAAACTCGTCGATAAGGATCACTATTTAGAGGTCTTGCCGTTAAGCAAGCTAGGACCGGATCCTTTTTCGGCTACCTTTGAAGAGGTCTATCCGAAGATCCATCGAAGCCATTTACCGATCAAAACCTTATTGCTTGATCAAAGCATTATGTGTGGGATCGGGAATATTTATGCCAATGAAATCTGTTTTGCGATGAAGATGGATCCCCGTACCCGCGCTTCTCGTTTATCGAAAAACCGGGTGAAAGAACTGATTGTGGTGACGCGCCAGATCTTAGAGGAAGCGATCAAGCAGGGGGGCACCACCATTCATTCCTTTGATGCCAACGGCATCACCGGACTTTTTCAGGTAAAGCTGAAAGTCCATGCGCAAACGACCTGTCAGGAATGCGGGTCACCAATTAAAAAAATACAATTAAACGGCCGCGGCACTTACTTCTGCCCGGTCTGTCAGAAAAGGAGGTACTAAGATGTTAAACTGGGGTATTATTGGCCTAGGCAATGTGGCAAAGCGCTTTGCGGCTTCATTAACCCATTTTCCGGAAGCTGCGCTTTATGCGATCGCTTCGCAAACGCCAGAAAAACGCGAAGCCTTTCAAAAGGCTTTTCCAGCGGAAAAAGTGTATGACAGCTATGCCGCGTTATTAAACGATGAAGAAGTTGATGTGGTTTATATCGCGCTGCCTCATGGGATGCACTATAAATGGGCGAAAGCGGCTTTAGAAGCGAATAAATGTGTGCTCATTGAAAAGCCAGCTGTGTTACATGCACAGGAATTTGTCGAACTTTCACAAATTGCGTCTTCTCGTCAGCTCTTTTTGATGGAAGCGATGAAGTCACGCTTTATCCCGCTCAATAAAGTGATTCATCAGGAAGTTACGAGCGGCCTGATTGGTCAAATCGTTTCAATTGAAAATCATTTCCAGTCGCATCATGACTATGATGCGTACTCATATCTCTATGATGAAGTGCAAGGCGGCGCCTTATATGACTGCGGCACTTACTGCTTAGCATCCGTCTTAGATTTAGTGCCAGGACAAATGACCGCTATTCAAAACAATGTCACATATCATCATGGCGTTGATGTGTATGATGAAGTGCATTTGACTTTTGAAAATGGCGTGAAGGCTCTTTGCGTCTGCTCCATTGAAGATGCGGTCAAAGATCGCTCCATGATCATTAAAGGCACTAATGGGCAAATCAAGGTCGACTATTTCTATCGTCCTACTGAAGCGCTCATTGAAGCGGGGGAAGAATCATATACGGTTACCGTTGAGATTCCTTATGATGACTTTTATCCGGAAATTGAAGCGGTTCATCAGGGCATCAGCTATTTAAAAACGGAATCGCCACTCATGTCTCATCAGGATTCGATTCGCTTATCGCAGACGTTAGAAGCGATTAAGAAGGTGTCTCATGGTTAAAGTGATTGGTATTACCGGCGGCATTGCCACCGGTAAATCCACCGTTACCAAAGCTCTCAAAAAAGCCGGTTATACGGTTTTAGATGCCGATGAAATCGCCCATCAGGCGTATCTGCCTGATAATCCTTGTTATGCGCAGATTATTGAACACTTTGATGTCTTGGAAGAGGGCGCAATCTCCCGCACCAAATTAGGGGCCATTGTTTTTCGCGATGAGAAAGCGCGTAAGCAGCTTGAAGACATTATTCATCCTTATGTGCGCAGCTGCCTTATAGAGGGCATTCGTAAAAGTCAGGACGCTCTTCTGTTTATTGATGTGCCGCTTTTATTTGAAGCGCATTTTGATGATTTATGTGATGCGATTATCGTTGTGAGTGCTTCTCGAGAGATTGAGGTCAAACGCCTGATGGCGCGTAATCATTTCAGCTTAGAAGAGGCATCGCGTCGGATTGCATCGCAGATGCCGTTAGAAGAAAAAGTGAAAAGAGCCACTTATGTGATTGATAATTCTTATGATCGGATGCATTTGAAAAAATGCATTGATCGGGTAATGAAGGAGATTCGCATGCATGTATAAAACAGATACTTATTTATGTGAAATGACTTATCCTTTAGATGAAGTGCAGCGGGATATTATCACTTATTTGTATTTACCGCTCATTGGCGTGCAGGCTTATAGCCTGTATCATTTCCTCTATGAGGAAGCTCGAAGGATGGATCGCGTTCATCGCAGCTGCGCGCTTACGCGTATTACTTCGACTATTAATGTGTCAGTAGCAGGTTTAGAGGATGCTTTGAAGATGTTAGAGGGGATCGGCCTGTTACGCAGTTTTTATAAGCAAGGCCGTTTCCTCTTTGTCATCCAGTCACCTTTATCTCTGAAAGCTTTCTTTTCTAATCAGGTCTTAGTGACGCTGCTTATGCATACCATTGGCGAAGAAGACTTCCATCTTACGCGTAATCATTTCCGGGTCGTCAAAGAAGACAAAGAAGGCTATGAAGAAAAGACATCTTCCTTTGGTTCGATTTACAGTGTCGATTTATCGCAGAGTCGGCCATTAGATACGCAAGGTCACTTTCTTAATTATAATGAAGGACAGTTTGCCTTGGATTATGATTTGACATTATTTTATGAATCGCTCAAAGACTATTCCTTACCGCTTGGTGAGGTGCATCACTATGATGAACTGTATAAGCAGTTAGCGGTGCTTTATTCGATTGATGCCATTTCTCTAGCGAGCATGGTGCGGGAAGCTTTTAAAGAGGGAGTGTTAGATGTTGAAGCACTCAAAAGACAAGCGCGCAGTTTCTATGAGATGGATAATCATTCACGCTTATCGCAGGTTTATCGCACGCAGCCACAGCAGTATCGCAATTTAGAAGCCTCGCACGGGGCTTTAGATGATCATCTCCATTACTTAGAGACGATCTCGCCTTATCAGTTATTAAAGAATAAACAGGGCGGCGCAGAGCCGGTGATGCATGATTTAACGATTTGTGAAACGCTGATGACGCAGCTTCATTTAACCCCTGGCGTCGTCAATGTCTTATTGGAATATGCGATGGGGAATAATGATGGCCGCTTATCGAGAGCTTATTGTGAAACAATTGGTGCGGCCTGGGCAAGAAAGCATATCAAAACGGCCAAACAGGCTTATGAGGAAGCAATGAAGCTCACCCCAGAGCGGAAAGCGAAAGTGCATAGCGAAAAGAAGAAACGGGCGATTAAGAAAGAAGTGGATGAGCAGGCTTCTCATATCAATCTTGATGAATTATTAAATCAGTTAGATCCAGGAGATGATCAGTTATGATAGATGTATCGAAAAGTGTGCCAGTGTTTGAAGATATCAAACGGCGCAAAGAGGAAAGTTTGAAAGCGTTAATGCAGGATCAGGATATTGCGCAGTTTGTCCATGTTCATCGCTTAAGCAAAGCCGTTGTTGAAGATGGCTGGGCGGAGCTGCTTGATTATTATGATGATC harbors:
- a CDS encoding insulinase family protein, translated to MENYQVNEILHGFQIERKREIPEQKGILYELTHIKTKAKLVYLSTDDKNKHFSVTFKTLPENDTGVFHILEHSVLCGSDKYPVKEPFVELLKSSMNTFLNAMTFPDKTMYPVSSKNEQDFLNLTDVYLDAVFKPAIYHNKKIFEQEGWHYELRDQGDEVVYKGVVFNEMKGATSSIDTMIDNELMRALYPDNAYQYISGGDPKAIPTLTYEEFLHNHQKYYHPSNSYFYIEGDLHIEAVLKKIAHYLDAYEEGESFDLPDQAVVPNTTVRSYYPVAKGEETKEKTQITFGKVVASFDEIQKILAINILSDYLTGSNDAPLKKAILDAHLAQDFYTAITDGIKQPFFVVSAVNTEEKRLIEIKKIIRQVIDEILEKGINKTQLEASLNQLEFTTRDVSEPKGLMHNLLVLSSQLYGGDPALYLSYEAPLKALREALSTHYYEDLLQSLFEDHGVATVVMVPDDRLSERMAEEEKERLAVIKSSWDQETLKQVIAENEALDAWHETPDTPEALATIPKLSLSDLKDQPEELKTNVQTIDGVTVLTHPSPIDGIVYFNAYFKLDVASHEDLSAYSYLPNLLGSLPTKRSLMELLYDMKANTGRLTFDIGSTSIPGDLDHVEVYLMAKASVLKSKVGDAVRLIKEVLTETDLTNKDYIQPLLLQIYDDFRNDIIGNGHRYAMRKAMSSYSKEAFFNEVVDGLDAYDYLADLVKNFDEKSDGFIAKLVDLQKHQLTRNRLILSMTTSQVDEALINTLIKPFIADYPDSMNYSGATYETEKPVNLGVVIPNGVSYAALANNLYRLGHNYHGIWIVISTLLSYNYLWNEVRVKGGAYGTGFSSGALGTLAYYSYRDPDVASAIQTYEHSGDFIRAFMESDEDLDQYIISSVAKLEPLRTPRTYGDVADGNYLRHITYDYECARRDEMMKMKKEDLASFAEILDQLGKDHTLCIIGHKEELDRCAEQLDDIRTL
- the dnaE gene encoding DNA polymerase III subunit alpha, which encodes MFGHLVVKSAYSFQNSTILIPDLVKAAKARHLDVLALTDENNMYGTFEFYEACKKAGIKPIFGVEASININHEIYPFTLLAKDDHGYFDLVRIVSDINLSKSRSLPIRDLARYNEHLIIMIASDEGIVQRLILKEMEKEAEKYLRFFKDIFKNFYVCLCDHELALGDMMNKRLETLANLVHIPIVCANDVSYLNPQDALALDLLRASAKGETLSPNHQPKTTACYLKSEEEMMRSFSPEIIENTKELLNLCKASIPENNKNLPNYPVAEHVQKDLYLRKLCQVGLSKRFLHKQVPQKYIDRLNYELQIIHMMGFDDYFLIVWDYVRYAKVHGILVGPGRGSAAGSLVAYVLGITNIDPLKYDLLFERFLNPERVSMPDIDIDFEDDRRDEVVNYVIEKYGQDHVCQIVTFNTYGPRVALKDMGKVMDLPLPRLEMIAKMIPTGPKNKKTITEMYNTSASFQKAINENQTLRKIIGAISIIEHLPRNISMHAAGVVLSTRPLRESVPLVIGPSSMIMSQYSKDYIEKAGLLKMDFLGLRNLTMMAYIKKDIETHQHRTIDLNHLPLDDVKTYQMLSRADTFGVFQLESAGMRHLLRRMKPHAFNDIVDAIALYRPGPMENIPLYLERRQSHHVTYLVPALEPILSSTYGIIIYQEQIMQIAQVIAGFSLGKADVLRKAVSKKNAKTMAEMKEAFIQGSLKQGYSLKIATQIYDLIEKFANYGFNKSHSVAYAFVAYQLAYLKVHAPLYFFASILSNEGASANTKIHCIEEAKRYHVKILPPSINRSLNRFTVEEGGIRFALTSIKNVGYSGYKDIAKEREEHGPFNDFVDFLGRMSGRLNSKMIDSLISAGAFDDFGMSRAMLKGNLATLVEFSRLKMALVEVETPVLKDYEENRYQRLEEEKDVLGIYLSTHPMAYKKQKIAIPLTNLSDLEEHVNEVVDVMMMIDHVRVIVDKRAREMAFVEGSDDTSSQDFVIFASQYSTYKNSLERGKVIVANVRISMRDRLSLIINKVKEINEWKN
- the polA gene encoding DNA polymerase I, yielding MEELILIDGNSLLFKAFYATSYNGNFMENKDGIPTNAVFGFARMMKKILERNAKYVLVAFDAGKHTFRNDMLESYKATRKETPAELVPQFAMVREYLTAHNIAYFEKEGYEGDDIIGTLVKFGESHNLTVSVFTGDKDAFQLCSDHTTIYRTVKGVSELDIYNPATLKEKWDLAPDQIRDMLGLMGDTADNIPGIKGVGEKTALKLLHQYGTIEGIDEHKEEIKGKLGEKVRAGIEDAKMSKEVATILTDIPLDVDLETAHYDGYDFDTLKDFFKKYDMNSLIRDISKEAITPRRALTFDLVNRAPENLGDSALYTAIYDENYHKSIILGFGVYNDTHAFFISFEDALKDQNFLNYLKDASIKKYGFAIKSMINGLRWNGIEVNGLSFDLSLATYVLSPSIKEVMKNVADFYGYDDVRYEEEVYGKGAKKHIPETEILARDCVEKARCIYELMPQAIGKLKEAEQYELYENLELPVTYILADMEFAGAKVDENILKSMDQAFDQEIGEIESQIYDLAGENFNISSPKQLGTILFEKLGLKNGKKTKTGYSTSQDILEKNIEAHPIVPLVLRYRMLTKLSSTYLKGLQDQIFPDGKIHTIYKQTLTQTGRLSSVDPNLQNIPVRTHEGKMIRKAFVSDHGYLLSFDYSQIELRILAHLAHVPKLIEAFKADKDIHAHTAALVFGVNDEDVTPEMRRQAKAVNFGIIYGMTEFRLAKDIGMSLDEARDFIARYYATYPEIRTYMEGIVKECEAQGYVSTVLNRKRFIPTIHDKNRMVREQAKRFAMNAPIQGSGADIMKLAMIKVQEAINAHHFKSEIILQVHDELIFDVYKDEIDTFMPVVKEAMETCFALDVPLKVEGNYADNWCDLK
- the mutM gene encoding DNA-formamidopyrimidine glycosylase, translated to MPEGPEVETVRRTLKHFVLHRTITKVTVRYPKIIDGDAEAFVQAVTNQTIEDIKRKGKYLIFILDDVAFISHLRMEGKYNIKPADTLYQKHDHIIFYLDDGTTLRYNDTRKFGRMKLVDKDHYLEVLPLSKLGPDPFSATFEEVYPKIHRSHLPIKTLLLDQSIMCGIGNIYANEICFAMKMDPRTRASRLSKNRVKELIVVTRQILEEAIKQGGTTIHSFDANGITGLFQVKLKVHAQTTCQECGSPIKKIQLNGRGTYFCPVCQKRRY